A DNA window from uncultured Methanoregula sp. contains the following coding sequences:
- a CDS encoding arginine decarboxylase, pyruvoyl-dependent, translated as MFVPTKIFFTKGVGVHKDRLASFELALRKAGIEKCNLVYVSSIFPPNCKQISRAEGLRSLKAGGITFCVMARNETNEPNRLVSSAIGLALPADENEYGYLSEHHGFGETQQKTGEYAEDLAATMLATTLGIEFDVNAAWSEREQIYKASGKIIKTKHTCQSAEGDKNGLWTTTIAVAMFL; from the coding sequence ATGTTTGTCCCGACCAAGATCTTTTTCACAAAAGGGGTTGGTGTCCATAAAGACCGGCTGGCATCGTTTGAACTGGCGCTGCGCAAGGCCGGCATTGAGAAGTGCAATCTTGTGTACGTCTCAAGTATCTTCCCGCCCAACTGCAAACAGATCTCAAGGGCGGAAGGTCTCCGGAGCCTCAAAGCCGGCGGGATAACATTCTGCGTTATGGCACGGAACGAGACCAATGAACCCAACCGGCTCGTCTCCTCGGCAATCGGCCTTGCCCTCCCTGCCGATGAGAACGAGTACGGGTATCTCTCCGAGCACCACGGGTTTGGCGAGACCCAGCAGAAGACCGGTGAATATGCCGAGGACCTTGCAGCAACCATGCTTGCCACAACGCTCGGTATCGAGTTCGATGTCAATGCCGCGTGGTCGGAGCGGGAACAGATCTACAAGGCGAGCGGCAAGATCATCAAGACCAAGCACACGTGCCAGTCGGCCGAAGGGGACAAGAACGGCCTCTGGACAACCACGATTGCGGTTGCAATGTTCTTGTGA
- a CDS encoding HAD-IA family hydrolase: MNRENQGDCRCLKPIRTVLFDMDNTLFDLVEAQIASCREVARSFGREDGEELFGYFLRPARGFEAHENILDYMNDRQIPDNGRYPVSCRLYETAKLRHITPYQGVLETLAKIRNNGYRMGIVTDAHSRDATLRLEKTGLLSYFDTLVAFDMVQVKKPAREPFLFALEMLKSDISETLIVGDSPRRDLEPCKELGIRTIYARYGDRFSQTRNYDGADFIIDSMDQLPAILTLLEDAGA; this comes from the coding sequence GTGAACCGGGAAAACCAGGGCGATTGCCGTTGTCTAAAACCTATCCGTACGGTTTTGTTCGACATGGACAACACCCTTTTTGATCTTGTCGAGGCACAGATCGCGTCCTGCAGGGAAGTTGCCCGGTCGTTCGGGCGGGAGGATGGCGAGGAGCTCTTCGGCTATTTCCTCCGGCCTGCCCGTGGATTCGAAGCCCATGAGAATATCCTCGACTATATGAACGACCGGCAGATCCCGGATAACGGCCGGTATCCGGTCTCATGCCGGCTCTACGAAACTGCCAAGCTCCGGCATATCACTCCCTATCAGGGTGTCCTGGAAACCCTTGCAAAAATCAGGAACAACGGCTACCGCATGGGTATCGTTACCGATGCCCATTCCCGGGATGCGACCCTGCGCCTGGAGAAGACCGGCCTTCTCTCTTATTTCGACACCCTGGTGGCGTTCGATATGGTCCAGGTAAAAAAACCGGCCCGGGAGCCGTTTCTGTTCGCGCTTGAGATGCTCAAATCCGATATTTCCGAAACCCTGATCGTAGGCGACAGCCCGCGCCGGGATCTGGAGCCCTGCAAAGAACTCGGGATCCGGACCATCTATGCCCGGTACGGCGACCGGTTCTCCCAAACCCGGAACTATGACGGGGCGGATTTCATCATCGATTCCATGGACCAGCTTCCCGCCATCCTGACGCTCCTGGAAGATGCCGGGGCCTGA
- a CDS encoding protease inhibitor I42 family protein — protein MKSHYVLIVLCIICLITAFSAGCTSQSKPATPAATPAPVSTSAAAPAGTQVAKTQVPVTIATAANGYYTLTESENKGSYLVSKNDLLYVDLDENPSTGYLWNMTVSPGLTIVKDDYIAPTTGQGVGASGTHEWEIKATGIGDQKISAILARPTAPTTGTETSYLAYIIIGS, from the coding sequence ATGAAAAGTCATTATGTTCTCATTGTTCTGTGTATCATCTGTCTGATCACCGCATTCAGCGCCGGATGCACAAGCCAGAGTAAGCCGGCAACCCCGGCCGCTACTCCCGCACCGGTCTCAACCTCCGCAGCAGCACCGGCAGGAACCCAGGTTGCCAAGACCCAGGTGCCTGTCACGATCGCCACGGCCGCAAACGGGTATTATACCTTGACGGAGAGCGAAAACAAGGGATCATACCTTGTATCCAAGAATGATCTCCTCTATGTTGACCTTGATGAAAATCCCTCAACCGGGTATCTCTGGAACATGACCGTGTCTCCGGGTCTCACTATTGTCAAGGATGATTATATCGCCCCGACAACCGGGCAGGGTGTTGGTGCCAGCGGTACTCATGAATGGGAGATCAAGGCAACCGGAATTGGTGACCAGAAGATCTCTGCTATTCTGGCACGACCGACTGCTCCCACTACCGGGACTGAAACGTCCTACCTGGCGTACATTATCATCGGCTCGTGA